One Lysinibacillus fusiformis genomic window carries:
- a CDS encoding DUF1189 family protein translates to MKHSQLFIDSLIHPKKLAAYRLLPIGKVIQYTFLLVSFVTVFSFGRFTAGVSIDTFNISGLTEYIDDIKWLLYPATLIMLFVFTTMLIFAQIAIYALAGLFILKIMKRRGEYRHIWRTTTFAITWATILSTLSEYLPISNTIISILSLLLTITLLIIAFTKYPKQPIAK, encoded by the coding sequence ATGAAACACTCACAACTATTTATCGACAGTCTGATTCACCCTAAAAAACTAGCTGCCTATCGTCTACTACCTATCGGAAAGGTTATTCAATACACCTTTTTACTAGTTAGTTTTGTCACTGTTTTCTCATTCGGCCGTTTTACCGCTGGCGTTTCTATTGATACCTTTAATATTAGCGGATTGACGGAATACATAGACGATATTAAATGGCTTTTATACCCGGCAACGCTCATCATGCTTTTTGTTTTTACAACCATGCTTATTTTTGCACAAATCGCCATCTATGCCTTAGCAGGGCTTTTTATATTGAAGATCATGAAACGCCGTGGTGAGTATCGTCATATATGGCGTACAACAACGTTCGCTATTACTTGGGCGACTATCTTAAGTACACTTTCAGAATACTTACCTATTAGCAATACGATTATCTCAATACTATCGCTACTTTTAACTATTACTCTATTAATTATAGCTTTTACAAAATATCCAAAACAACCAATTGCAAAATAA
- the ispG gene encoding flavodoxin-dependent (E)-4-hydroxy-3-methylbut-2-enyl-diphosphate synthase has product MSEICHRSKTRPVRVGNLTIGGSNELFIQSMCTTKTHDVEATVAEILRLEEAGCQIVRVAVPDERAADAIAEIKKRINIPLVADIHFDYKLALKAIENGIDKVRINPGNIGRKEKVEAVVNAAKAKGIPIRIGVNAGSLERHILEKYGYPTADGMVESALHHIKILEDLDFHDIIVSMKASDVNLAIEAYEKAAKAFDYPLHLGITESGTLFAGTVKSAAGLGAILSKGIGNTLRISLSADPVEEIKVARELLKSFGLASNMATLISCPTCGRIEIDLISIANEVEEYISKLNVPLKVAVLGCAVNGPGEAREADIGIAGARGEGLLFMKGKTVRKVPEKTMVEELKKEIDKLAAEMAEKRAAEEAEKANA; this is encoded by the coding sequence ATGAGTGAAATTTGTCACCGTTCAAAAACACGTCCTGTACGTGTCGGTAATTTAACAATAGGTGGTAGTAATGAATTATTCATTCAAAGTATGTGTACAACAAAAACACATGATGTAGAGGCAACAGTTGCAGAAATCCTTCGTCTTGAAGAAGCAGGCTGTCAAATCGTTCGTGTCGCAGTACCTGATGAACGTGCAGCAGATGCGATTGCAGAAATCAAAAAACGAATCAATATCCCATTGGTAGCTGATATTCACTTTGACTATAAATTAGCATTAAAAGCGATTGAAAATGGTATCGATAAAGTTCGTATTAACCCAGGTAACATCGGACGTAAAGAAAAAGTAGAAGCAGTTGTCAACGCAGCGAAAGCTAAGGGTATTCCAATTCGTATTGGCGTAAACGCTGGTTCGTTAGAGCGTCATATCTTAGAAAAATACGGTTACCCAACAGCAGATGGCATGGTAGAGTCAGCACTGCACCATATTAAAATTTTGGAAGACTTAGATTTCCATGATATTATCGTGTCGATGAAAGCATCAGACGTCAATTTAGCAATCGAGGCTTATGAAAAAGCTGCAAAAGCCTTTGATTACCCACTTCACCTTGGGATTACTGAATCAGGAACATTATTTGCAGGTACTGTAAAATCGGCTGCTGGTCTTGGTGCAATCCTGTCAAAAGGAATCGGTAACACGCTACGCATCTCCCTTTCTGCAGACCCTGTTGAGGAAATAAAAGTAGCACGTGAACTATTAAAATCATTTGGCTTAGCCTCTAACATGGCTACACTTATTTCTTGCCCGACATGTGGTCGAATTGAAATTGACCTTATCTCGATTGCCAATGAAGTAGAAGAATACATTTCAAAACTAAATGTACCGTTAAAAGTAGCGGTTCTTGGCTGTGCGGTAAACGGACCTGGTGAAGCACGCGAAGCAGATATCGGCATCGCTGGCGCACGTGGTGAAGGTTTACTATTCATGAAAGGCAAAACAGTTCGTAAAGTACCAGAAAAAACAATGGTTGAAGAGTTGAAAAAAGAAATCGATAAATTAGCTGCTGAAATGGCAGAAAAGCGTGCGGCTGAAGAAGCAGAAAAAGCGAACGCCTAA
- a CDS encoding 5' nucleotidase, NT5C type, with amino-acid sequence MRKPRFGIDIDGTVTCPSTLIPHINKQYNVNITLDDVCEYDFLSAFPHPVDRAAFNTWFKENEPYMYEVSEAAKDAKNILNAWQNNYELYYISARGENVSDITLNWFKSQAIPYDHIELIGSHDKLAAAKRHGVAAFFEDKHDNAVMLAEELKIPVVLFDTPYNRLVVPDNVVRVYNWQEANQFITNYFNEQMR; translated from the coding sequence ATGAGAAAGCCTCGTTTTGGTATCGATATTGATGGCACAGTGACATGTCCTAGTACACTCATTCCTCATATTAATAAACAATATAATGTCAATATTACATTAGATGATGTGTGCGAATATGACTTTTTATCCGCATTTCCGCACCCTGTAGATCGTGCAGCATTCAATACATGGTTTAAAGAAAACGAACCTTATATGTATGAAGTATCAGAGGCCGCCAAAGATGCAAAAAACATTTTAAATGCTTGGCAAAATAACTATGAGCTGTATTACATTTCTGCACGAGGTGAAAATGTATCGGATATAACGTTGAATTGGTTTAAATCTCAAGCAATCCCATACGATCATATCGAACTGATTGGTAGTCATGATAAGCTGGCAGCAGCGAAAAGGCATGGCGTTGCGGCTTTCTTTGAAGATAAGCACGATAATGCGGTTATGCTCGCTGAGGAGTTAAAAATACCTGTCGTGTTATTCGACACTCCCTATAATCGTCTTGTTGTACCTGACAATGTCGTGCGTGTCTATAACTGGCAGGAAGCCAATCAATTCATTACAAACTATTTTAATGAACAAATGCGCTAA
- a CDS encoding YbfB/YjiJ family MFS transporter, whose amino-acid sequence MNKKHAGVLLGGILLLVIAMGISRFAFTPILPFMRRDAGFTLETAGFLASSNYIGYFVGALWAGFLFRRKKYLLLMSVIVNIISVIWMGLTEAFFIWMLLRFMAGVTGGLIFVLTSSIMMDYLAQVILTKWSGYLFSGIGLGIAISGLLVPYLEISYTWKGAWLGLGILSLALFCITLVTWRNLTIQDGVKKVSSSSGKLTTGFMPWLIASYGLEGLGYIITGTFLVDIIHNIPALSAYSSYSWVMVGLAAVPSAPVWIMLLSKYSPVTILSVAYVMQVIGIVLPVFSQTVPSILVSAFLFGMTFVGIVTMTTSYARQTFPSQSNAVVSVLTTYYAFGQIIGPIIAGKLAAYYDSYKAALLFAGTMVFAALVIMLVGHYKTQVRLEIQNNGTSIET is encoded by the coding sequence ATGAATAAAAAGCACGCTGGTGTTTTACTGGGGGGAATCCTGTTGCTTGTCATTGCGATGGGCATCAGTCGTTTCGCGTTCACACCGATTTTACCGTTTATGCGGAGAGACGCTGGTTTCACACTAGAAACTGCTGGTTTTTTAGCATCAAGCAATTATATTGGCTATTTTGTGGGGGCATTATGGGCAGGATTTTTGTTTAGACGCAAAAAATACCTATTATTAATGAGTGTAATAGTGAATATCATTTCGGTCATATGGATGGGCTTAACAGAGGCGTTTTTCATTTGGATGCTGTTGCGCTTTATGGCTGGTGTGACAGGCGGACTTATTTTTGTCTTAACGTCCAGCATTATGATGGATTACCTAGCGCAAGTTATTTTAACAAAATGGTCCGGCTATCTATTTAGTGGAATTGGGCTTGGTATCGCCATTTCAGGCTTACTTGTGCCCTATTTAGAGATTTCTTACACATGGAAAGGCGCATGGCTTGGACTTGGGATTCTTTCGCTTGCCTTGTTCTGCATCACACTTGTCACATGGCGCAATTTAACCATTCAAGATGGTGTAAAGAAAGTGTCTTCCTCTAGCGGAAAGTTGACAACTGGTTTTATGCCTTGGCTGATCGCTTCATATGGCTTAGAGGGCCTTGGCTATATTATAACGGGAACCTTCTTAGTGGATATTATTCATAATATCCCTGCATTATCAGCCTATTCTTCATATAGTTGGGTGATGGTTGGTTTAGCCGCTGTGCCATCTGCCCCTGTTTGGATAATGCTGTTATCAAAATATTCACCTGTCACCATATTATCGGTAGCATACGTGATGCAAGTTATTGGTATTGTTCTACCAGTCTTTTCACAAACCGTTCCAAGCATACTTGTTTCAGCGTTTTTATTTGGGATGACCTTCGTTGGTATCGTTACGATGACCACATCCTATGCAAGACAGACATTCCCAAGTCAAAGTAACGCAGTCGTTTCTGTGTTAACAACATATTATGCATTTGGACAAATTATCGGACCGATTATTGCGGGTAAACTAGCAGCTTATTATGATAGCTATAAAGCAGCCTTACTTTTCGCAGGGACTATGGTGTTTGCAGCCCTCGTTATTATGCTAGTTGGCCATTACAAAACACAAGTACGTTTGGAAATCCAGAATAATGGTACATCCATCGAAACATAG
- a CDS encoding MerR family transcriptional regulator, with product MDYYTNIGLLEAERSASNYRYYAPTMIERLHYIEQRKLEGRSLEEIQHELNITPYEEIDVQTLRLKMQDLEHDVTSLLALMDKQDKKNIQSIKKNVSPESIALMQSLLLLINN from the coding sequence ATTGATTACTATACAAATATTGGTTTATTAGAAGCTGAACGTTCTGCTTCAAATTATCGCTACTATGCCCCTACTATGATTGAACGACTGCATTATATCGAGCAACGTAAATTGGAGGGTCGTTCACTCGAAGAAATACAACACGAACTAAACATCACACCGTATGAAGAAATTGATGTACAAACGCTGCGCTTAAAAATGCAAGATTTAGAGCATGATGTAACTTCTCTACTTGCGCTAATGGACAAACAAGACAAAAAAAATATTCAATCAATCAAAAAAAACGTTTCGCCTGAAAGTATTGCACTTATGCAATCCTTACTATTACTCATTAATAATTAG
- a CDS encoding hemolysin family protein, giving the protein METILNLSIFTILLALTGFFVATEFAIVKVRSSRLDQLIAEGNKKAISAKHVVDHLDEYLSACQLGITVTALGIGMVGEKTFEFMLHPLFEMVGISDKYMTIFTIGSAFAIATFLHVVVGELAPKTAAIQKAEKITLLFAKPIMAFYKLMYPFIWFLNGSARVLVGLFGMKPASEHELSHTEEELRLLLSESFKSGEINKNELKFVNNIFEFDERIAREIMVPRTEIIGIEKNETFTNIIHFIASEKYTRYPVYDGDRDNILGSLNAKELFTHGLIERLTDESLVLEDFINPVIRVIETIPIQELLVRMQKERIHMAILMDEYGGTSGLVTVEDILEEIVGEIRDEFDDDEIAEIRKVNENHYILNAKMLVEDVENLLHVTLDAEEVETLGGWFLTVNNGNKIAKNIELAPYVFSVYEQHGHQLHYVEVRPLRKPAAIVTEIK; this is encoded by the coding sequence TTGGAGACCATACTTAACTTATCGATTTTTACCATTTTATTAGCATTAACCGGCTTTTTCGTAGCCACGGAATTCGCCATTGTAAAGGTACGTTCCTCAAGGCTTGACCAGCTCATTGCGGAGGGTAATAAAAAAGCCATCTCTGCCAAACATGTCGTCGATCACTTGGATGAGTACTTATCGGCCTGTCAGCTTGGTATTACTGTTACAGCACTTGGTATCGGGATGGTTGGTGAAAAAACCTTTGAGTTTATGCTACATCCCCTTTTTGAGATGGTCGGTATTTCCGATAAGTACATGACAATTTTTACGATTGGTTCAGCCTTTGCCATCGCAACATTCCTACATGTTGTTGTCGGTGAATTAGCGCCCAAAACAGCTGCGATTCAAAAAGCAGAAAAGATTACACTGCTTTTTGCTAAACCAATTATGGCTTTCTATAAATTAATGTATCCATTCATTTGGTTCTTAAACGGTTCTGCCCGTGTTCTTGTTGGCTTATTTGGCATGAAGCCCGCTTCTGAGCATGAACTATCACATACAGAGGAAGAATTACGCCTACTACTTTCTGAAAGCTTTAAAAGCGGTGAAATAAATAAAAACGAGTTAAAGTTCGTTAATAATATCTTTGAATTTGACGAGCGAATTGCACGCGAAATTATGGTGCCTCGAACAGAAATAATCGGAATAGAAAAAAACGAAACTTTTACCAATATTATTCACTTTATCGCTTCAGAAAAATATACACGATACCCCGTTTATGACGGTGATCGTGATAACATTTTAGGCTCACTTAACGCAAAAGAATTGTTCACGCATGGATTGATTGAACGGTTAACAGACGAATCATTAGTACTTGAAGATTTTATTAATCCTGTCATCCGTGTTATTGAAACGATTCCTATTCAAGAATTACTCGTACGCATGCAAAAAGAACGTATTCATATGGCAATTTTAATGGATGAATATGGTGGTACTTCGGGACTAGTAACGGTAGAGGATATTTTAGAGGAAATAGTCGGTGAGATTCGCGATGAATTTGATGATGATGAAATTGCTGAAATTCGAAAAGTAAATGAAAATCATTATATTTTAAATGCTAAAATGCTTGTAGAAGATGTAGAAAATTTACTACATGTGACACTTGATGCAGAAGAAGTAGAAACACTTGGCGGCTGGTTTTTAACCGTTAATAATGGCAATAAAATAGCCAAAAACATTGAACTTGCTCCATATGTATTTAGTGTCTATGAACAACATGGCCACCAGCTCCATTATGTAGAAGTTCGCCCTTTGCGAAAACCTGCAGCTATCGTAACAGAAATCAAATAA
- a CDS encoding helix-turn-helix transcriptional regulator: protein MNREQLITLVSEKLKLIRTEKTLTQDQMSDLLGLSKKTLVQIEKGRIQTGWTTAVAVCVLCRESSILQHELGGDPLEVIDLIANHGTIQPKDKTMGGYIWWKNLSERNGYRLQQNVISNHYRILDTNNYRLLSSFDEQIAMQVWEKL from the coding sequence ATGAATCGTGAGCAACTAATCACACTTGTTTCAGAAAAACTAAAATTAATTCGAACAGAAAAAACTTTAACACAAGATCAGATGAGTGATTTACTTGGCCTTTCTAAAAAAACACTTGTACAAATCGAAAAAGGACGTATTCAGACTGGCTGGACAACAGCCGTAGCCGTTTGTGTCCTGTGTCGTGAAAGCTCCATTTTACAGCATGAGCTCGGTGGTGACCCACTAGAGGTCATTGATTTAATCGCCAATCATGGGACAATACAACCGAAAGACAAAACGATGGGCGGCTACATATGGTGGAAAAACCTTAGCGAACGCAATGGCTATCGTTTACAGCAAAATGTGATCAGTAATCACTACAGAATTTTAGATACAAATAACTACCGCCTCCTCTCTTCCTTTGACGAGCAAATCGCCATGCAAGTATGGGAAAAACTTTAA
- a CDS encoding RNA polymerase sigma factor: MRQQFQQDYEMYSDAIFKYIYYLVGNKELAEDLTQETFYKAFQHFHTYRQESNVQTWLRKIARNLVYDHFRRKKILQFIPFVQKERVRDETELPEEFLIKGEHFSALFQALFSIKLEYREAIVLRYLEERSVKETAELLEWSESKVKNNTARGLQALRKWLGEEGFVNE, translated from the coding sequence TTGCGACAACAATTTCAGCAGGATTATGAGATGTATAGTGATGCAATCTTTAAATACATTTATTATTTAGTGGGCAATAAGGAACTAGCAGAGGACTTAACACAGGAAACGTTCTATAAAGCCTTTCAACATTTTCATACATATAGACAAGAATCCAACGTTCAAACTTGGCTACGTAAAATAGCAAGAAATTTAGTATATGACCATTTTAGGCGAAAGAAGATTTTGCAATTTATCCCGTTTGTTCAAAAAGAGCGTGTGCGAGATGAAACGGAGTTACCAGAAGAGTTTCTAATAAAAGGAGAGCATTTTTCAGCATTATTCCAAGCTCTTTTTAGCATTAAGCTTGAATATCGAGAAGCCATTGTCTTGCGTTATTTGGAAGAACGTTCTGTAAAAGAAACAGCGGAGTTACTTGAATGGAGCGAGTCGAAGGTGAAAAATAATACAGCACGTGGTTTACAGGCACTAAGAAAATGGCTAGGAGAGGAGGGGTTTGTGAATGAATAA
- a CDS encoding metallophosphoesterase: protein MTRILAISDIHGELDLFEELLVKIKYDANQDQLFLLGDYIDRGPSSSGVLNLVGELLTKGARVLLGNHEAIMLKACRSGHPKPWNHWIKLCGGDATLASYGYRAEDFEDAINSHTLPIFIQSLPKLEEHLQLIETFETYIELEDAIFVHGGVEPGVAMEDTDPMQLLWIREEFHAGYKGEKVVIFGHTPTYRLHHDPTNYNVYFGENNIIGIDGGAVFGGRLHALEWPSCHITSVEREKPTSEE, encoded by the coding sequence ATGACACGAATACTAGCAATTAGTGATATACACGGAGAATTAGACCTTTTTGAAGAATTATTAGTAAAGATAAAGTATGATGCCAACCAAGATCAGCTATTTTTACTTGGCGATTATATAGACCGTGGACCTTCTTCTAGCGGGGTATTAAATTTAGTAGGAGAACTACTCACAAAGGGTGCACGTGTTTTACTTGGAAATCATGAGGCGATTATGCTAAAAGCCTGTCGCTCTGGGCATCCTAAGCCTTGGAATCATTGGATTAAACTATGCGGAGGAGATGCAACACTAGCAAGCTATGGTTATCGGGCAGAAGACTTTGAAGATGCCATTAACAGCCATACATTACCTATTTTTATCCAAAGTTTACCTAAGCTTGAAGAACATTTACAGCTGATTGAAACGTTTGAGACATATATTGAATTAGAGGACGCTATTTTTGTTCATGGCGGTGTAGAGCCTGGTGTAGCCATGGAGGATACCGATCCCATGCAGTTACTATGGATTCGTGAAGAGTTTCATGCTGGCTATAAAGGAGAGAAAGTAGTGATTTTTGGGCATACCCCCACTTATAGGCTCCACCATGATCCTACCAATTACAATGTCTATTTTGGAGAAAATAATATCATCGGAATTGACGGTGGCGCTGTTTTTGGTGGTCGGCTACATGCGTTGGAATGGCCGAGTTGTCACATTACCTCTGTGGAAAGGGAAAAGCCAACAAGTGAAGAATAA
- the cyoE gene encoding heme o synthase, with protein sequence MEQNLKTEHNPQSVETTLEKHSRTNILAQTVKTGIIKSNLIPMWAGLALGMYKNKMTLLDNIPEIIFATIGSALVIGAAGAFNNVYDRDIDAIMPRTKNRPTVTGEMSAKTTLMLAIALLIIGVGLLALASPLAALFGFLGVFLYVVPYTMWTKRRTIYNTEIGSISGAVPPLIGWSAVSSDITHPALIGLFFVMVIWQMPHFYAIAIRKRADYEAASVPMLPVIKGMRRTYYQTNFYLILLILSSFLFGSLSIGIMLVALLLSVAWLVMSIYGYHSNKDQVKWATKMFVFSLFHMTILFSTVIIYSLVGVIFKLY encoded by the coding sequence ATGGAACAGAATCTAAAAACGGAGCACAATCCACAATCTGTAGAAACGACTTTAGAGAAGCATTCGCGCACGAATATTTTGGCGCAGACAGTGAAAACTGGGATTATAAAGTCTAATTTAATTCCCATGTGGGCTGGATTGGCGCTAGGTATGTATAAAAATAAAATGACATTATTGGATAATATACCTGAAATAATTTTTGCAACAATCGGTTCTGCTCTCGTTATCGGGGCAGCTGGGGCATTTAACAATGTGTATGATCGTGATATTGATGCCATTATGCCACGTACGAAAAATCGTCCGACTGTTACTGGTGAAATGTCGGCGAAAACTACTTTGATGTTAGCCATTGCTCTGCTCATTATTGGAGTAGGATTGCTAGCACTTGCTTCACCACTTGCGGCGCTATTCGGATTCTTAGGCGTCTTTTTATATGTAGTACCTTATACAATGTGGACAAAACGTCGTACAATTTATAATACTGAAATCGGTAGTATATCAGGAGCTGTACCTCCGTTAATCGGTTGGTCTGCTGTATCTTCTGATATTACTCACCCTGCCTTAATCGGTCTATTTTTTGTGATGGTGATTTGGCAGATGCCTCATTTTTATGCCATTGCTATTCGTAAGCGCGCTGATTATGAAGCAGCAAGTGTACCGATGCTACCTGTGATTAAAGGGATGCGTCGTACATACTATCAAACAAACTTTTATTTGATTTTACTGATTTTATCTAGCTTTTTATTCGGTTCGTTGAGTATAGGTATAATGCTTGTAGCTTTATTATTAAGTGTAGCATGGCTTGTGATGAGTATTTACGGGTATCATAGCAATAAAGATCAAGTGAAGTGGGCAACCAAAATGTTTGTCTTCTCTCTATTCCATATGACGATTCTATTTTCAACGGTAATTATTTACTCGTTGGTTGGGGTAATCTTTAAATTATATTAA
- the proC gene encoding pyrroline-5-carboxylate reductase: protein MKYGFIGLGNMATAIIKGMCNSGDFQSNYIYGYNRTKAKTTKLATSYGIQATDSIEELMSNCDVIILGVKPQMLPDVLPEVRKYLQEKHVIVSIAAGKNLTYLQGYLSEITPIIRVMPNINALIGASTSCYTVSEQVTNTQLQFVTTLFETVGTIIEVPEHLFSIFTTIGGASPAFTYMYIDALARAAVREGMPKNMALEIAANAVLGSAKMILQSQEHPWSLVDQVCSPGGTTIQGVSSLQSNHFETTIHDAVAAVTDKDRSLSK from the coding sequence GTGAAATACGGATTTATTGGCCTAGGAAATATGGCCACAGCCATTATTAAAGGAATGTGCAATAGCGGTGATTTCCAGTCCAATTATATATACGGCTATAATCGTACAAAAGCAAAAACTACAAAATTAGCAACTTCTTATGGTATACAAGCAACGGATTCTATTGAAGAGTTAATGTCAAATTGTGATGTGATCATCTTAGGCGTCAAACCGCAGATGTTACCCGATGTTTTACCTGAAGTACGAAAGTATTTACAAGAAAAGCATGTAATTGTTTCTATTGCTGCTGGAAAAAATTTAACGTACTTACAAGGATATTTATCCGAAATTACACCTATTATTCGTGTTATGCCAAATATTAATGCTCTTATCGGTGCTTCTACAAGCTGTTATACGGTTAGTGAGCAAGTAACAAATACACAACTTCAGTTTGTTACAACCTTATTTGAAACTGTTGGTACAATTATCGAAGTACCAGAACATTTATTCTCGATATTTACAACAATTGGCGGTGCCTCTCCAGCTTTCACCTATATGTATATTGATGCATTAGCTCGGGCAGCAGTACGAGAAGGTATGCCTAAAAATATGGCACTCGAAATTGCTGCAAATGCGGTACTCGGCAGTGCGAAAATGATTTTACAATCACAAGAACACCCGTGGTCACTTGTCGACCAAGTATGTTCTCCGGGTGGTACGACGATACAAGGTGTATCCTCGCTACAAAGTAATCATTTTGAAACAACGATTCATGATGCGGTTGCAGCGGTAACCGATAAAGATCGTAGCTTGTCGAAATAA
- a CDS encoding alpha/beta hydrolase, giving the protein MKSPFTFKHTQPSNMDPHKKYPAIFLLHGMGSNEDDLPQLVQNFKEQCHIFSLRGPINQKPGYAFFTIQEIGKPDRAIFDQVLVALQRFMLEAIDEHQIDPHKVYVLGFSQGAILAQSLAFVMGNLIRGVVALSGYMPKFVTEEYAIRPINHLQIFISHGDYDYVIPSQWGIESKEIFEQFGAHVTFKQYPDGHGVTPENMQDLGVFLAQELQENVQ; this is encoded by the coding sequence ATGAAATCACCGTTTACATTTAAACATACACAACCGTCCAATATGGATCCACATAAAAAATACCCAGCAATCTTTTTACTGCATGGTATGGGAAGCAATGAGGATGACTTACCACAATTAGTACAAAATTTTAAAGAGCAGTGTCATATTTTTAGCTTACGTGGTCCAATCAACCAGAAGCCGGGCTATGCATTTTTTACGATTCAAGAAATCGGTAAGCCAGATCGAGCAATTTTTGATCAGGTGTTAGTGGCTCTGCAACGTTTTATGCTCGAAGCGATTGATGAACATCAAATTGACCCACATAAAGTTTACGTATTAGGCTTTAGCCAAGGTGCAATTTTAGCGCAGTCTTTGGCATTCGTCATGGGTAATCTAATTCGTGGGGTTGTAGCACTAAGTGGATACATGCCAAAATTTGTAACAGAAGAGTATGCTATTCGTCCAATCAATCATTTACAAATATTTATTTCACATGGTGATTATGATTACGTTATTCCATCCCAATGGGGCATTGAAAGCAAGGAAATATTTGAGCAATTCGGTGCACATGTTACGTTCAAGCAGTATCCCGATGGCCATGGTGTCACACCAGAAAATATGCAAGATTTAGGTGTGTTTTTAGCACAAGAATTACAAGAGAACGTGCAATAA
- a CDS encoding NAD(P)-dependent malic enzyme, whose translation MDIMQKAVEMHRQAQGKMKIVAKVPVQDTYDLSLAYSPGVAQPCIEIENNPQAVYDYTIKGNLVGIVTDGTAVLGLGDIGPEAALPVMEGKAILLKRFADVDAFPICLGTKDVDEIVRTVKAIAPTFGGINLEDISAPRCFEIEDRLRQECNIPVFHDDQHGTAIVVGAGLQNAIKIVNKKPQDMQVVINGAGAAGIAILRLLLQMGYKNVIMCDTKGIIYDGRQEGMNSIKEQIAKISNPDKLKGSLEDAIANSDVFVGVSVANLLTKKHIDSMNENPIVFALANPNPEITYENARAWGVRVMGTGRSDYPNQVNNMLAFPGIFRGALDVRATDINEAMKLAAVEAIASLVSEEDLCEEFIIPKSMDERVAGVVAKAVGSAAIESGVSILFQQPRLRV comes from the coding sequence ATGGATATTATGCAAAAAGCTGTGGAAATGCATAGACAAGCACAAGGGAAAATGAAAATTGTAGCAAAAGTTCCAGTACAGGATACATATGATTTAAGTTTGGCGTACTCACCAGGAGTAGCTCAGCCTTGTATAGAAATCGAAAATAATCCACAGGCCGTATACGATTACACAATAAAAGGAAATTTAGTAGGGATTGTTACGGATGGAACAGCGGTTCTCGGTTTAGGCGATATTGGGCCGGAAGCGGCACTGCCTGTAATGGAGGGAAAGGCAATCTTATTAAAGCGCTTTGCAGATGTCGATGCATTTCCAATTTGTCTAGGAACAAAGGATGTCGATGAAATTGTTCGTACAGTCAAAGCGATTGCTCCTACGTTTGGAGGCATTAACCTAGAGGATATATCTGCACCACGTTGCTTTGAAATCGAGGATCGTCTTCGTCAGGAATGTAATATTCCTGTATTCCACGATGATCAGCATGGGACAGCGATTGTGGTAGGTGCAGGCTTACAGAATGCTATTAAAATCGTTAACAAAAAACCACAAGACATGCAAGTTGTTATTAATGGTGCAGGGGCTGCTGGTATTGCGATCTTACGATTACTATTGCAAATGGGCTATAAAAATGTGATTATGTGCGATACAAAAGGCATTATTTATGATGGCCGTCAGGAAGGTATGAATAGCATAAAAGAACAAATTGCAAAAATCTCGAATCCTGATAAGCTAAAAGGGTCGTTGGAGGATGCCATTGCAAATAGTGATGTTTTTGTAGGTGTATCAGTTGCTAATCTATTAACAAAAAAGCATATTGATTCTATGAACGAAAACCCTATAGTCTTTGCTTTAGCAAATCCAAATCCTGAAATTACGTATGAAAATGCACGTGCATGGGGTGTTCGTGTAATGGGTACAGGTCGTTCAGATTATCCAAACCAAGTAAACAATATGCTTGCTTTCCCAGGTATTTTCCGTGGCGCACTAGATGTACGAGCAACAGACATTAACGAAGCGATGAAGCTTGCAGCAGTTGAAGCGATTGCCTCTTTAGTGTCAGAAGAAGATTTATGTGAAGAGTTCATTATCCCAAAATCGATGGATGAACGTGTTGCAGGCGTGGTCGCAAAAGCGGTCGGTAGTGCAGCTATTGAATCTGGCGTTTCAATCTTATTCCAACAACCACGATTAAGGGTCTAA